The genomic window ataaatgcattaaaaaaaacggcTCACCGACAATCTAAATTAATTATTAATGTCGTCGTGATTACTCGACTAATCTTGGTAGCCCTAATAAGGTGGCAAAAAATTAGCAAATGCTAAATTGCGCAAATGCTAAAGTGGTTCAATACTCTCTCGTTCAATTCGATGAATGACAATAGTTTCAACGCTGAACTTTTCGTCACTTTTCCATTTTGTCTTTCAGGCCGCCCCACGCGATTAAGAGGACCCAAGCACGTCAACCCCGTTATGTTGTGGCAGTGCCGTAGCAGCACGGAATGGTTTGTGGGTTACACTGAGATGCAGGCCATACCGTGCTGCCACAGTGAAGCCCGACCCGCTCGTCCGGATGGCGCTCCTCGTCGCTCCGCCGCCTCACTCGCAGCGTACCGCCGCAGGTCACTTGACTGTAGCAGCACGTAAATATTGGAGTGGACTCTCTCAGCCGAAGCCTCCAGTATTGATCGTGCTGCTGAAGCAAAGATGACCACTCACTCACAAACGCATCCACCGAAGtaaatctttgtttttaaaCGTATTAATGTTGCCATGAATAAACACACTGGATATAATATATGATCTGCTTTTGGTGTCCTCTTATTTCCTCAATCATTTCACCGATGACAAACTCAGCTCAACATTCACGACAAAAATATTGCCTGAACGTCCCCACAGTTCCCTGTGCACGATTAATGATTTCATACATGCACGGATGGTATCTTTAATCTCTCGACCATTTTGTGTCCATGTTTGCTGTATGTGACGAATTTAACATTTACTGTTATTCCAGAAATATGTCCAGCAGTTGCCTAAATGAACATCAAGAGGTAATACAGTAAAAACAATTTACTCCAACCAACCTGAATTATGAAGAAAATCTATGACTGCTTGATGATCAGTGATCCATTTTGGCTCCCAATCACACTTTATTTGGTACATTCATTATTAAAACCTACCTAGAGttattcaaattaaaaaaaaggaaagtttaTGTGACTTTTAACCTGCATATTTTGAAAAGTAATTGTGAACATTTGCGCTCGGaagcatttttttaataatcataGGATTTCGTTAAATACTGAAATGGCCACTGATACGCCAAAGTCCCCCACGTCTTCattaaatgcctttttttttttaaacattgccATGTGTTTATATTTATACTGATCGCTTTTAAACATGTAATTCTTAAGATTTTTGCACTTCGTTTACatttatgtatatttattttcactCGTTTATtcgttttttctctttttttaaatgcatgacAATCGGCGCAGTCTCATTTTCCTCTACCAGGTTCGACCACTTTTCTCAACCAGACATTTGTTTATCGTGCCTTTTGCAACACGAATAATAAATGATCACATTTGTATTGGtgatgaataaaatagaatattgCATGAATTGACGCGCATTTTGACTTAACCAGGCCTCATGTTTTagcctgtaaaaaaaatacgATTTGTATAATTGCTCGATTTTTTCCGTGTTTCTTCTATATTAGTAGAGTatatctatttattttcgtcGTTGTAATGTCATTTTAAAGAGGACATGTTCATAAAACGACTGCAAATACTTCATGTCAGCAAAACAATAAAGTTACAATCCGTCTTTTAGAtattgcaatgtcgtttttaaaATAGGCCTGCTCAAGAAAGAAATGAGAAGTGCGCTTACTGCAAGTGTTTCTGATGTAAAACGATTTTAAAAATCGTAAAACACACTATGACTCGATGTGGGGCAAACCGTGTGTGGGCGGAGGATTTCTATGCGCTGTATTGCGTGCAATGCGTGTGGATTTGttgctgtatatatatatatatatatatatatatatatatatagctgtatatatatatatatatatatatatatatatatatatatatatatatatatatatatatatatatatatatatgtgtgtgtgtgtgtgtatatatctatatatatgtgtatatatagatatatacacacacatataatatatattcTAAAGTTACATTCTCTGCATAAGTTATTTTAATTGGATAACGATCCTATTAAATTCCTCTGTTGTGCATTATGCGCTACGTAGTCATTCATATGTTTTAAGGGACCCCAAAATTGGTGAAACCCCATATttgcattgttttatttgtttttatatttagaGGCTCAGTAAATTATGAAATATTGATGAACGTGGTGCGTGTATTTTCATGCCATATTTGCCTGGAAACAGAggtctatatatatatctatatgtgagtgtgtgtgtcactgCTGACATCACTGGACCCGTGTTGTTTGAGACACACCCTCGTCCATATAATTGAAAATTATTGCATTACAATAATACATTGATATTTTTGGGTTAGTTTGATTTGTAAAAATCAACTCCTCTAAATAAATAATGCACCATTAACGAACGAGGCCAAGATTTGTTTTCGTAAATTGTGGTTTTAATATGActtttttcttaaataaatCATCGTTTTGCGTTGGTTTTGGCTTTTGATGAAGATCGCTGCCTTTTTCTGGggtgatgactttttttttttgcaatcttttttttccacgcaGGCCCTGTCATGAAACCAGTGTCACATTGAAAAGACATGCGTGGGTAAATGTAGATTAAAAGCAATTGTAGCATCCAGTTTAATTCAAACAAGCATTTAAAACGATCgtgtttttatttggaaaagCCTCatgggaaagggaaaaaaaataccacattTAATTCGGtggtgtatataaaaaaaaaaatgatgtactCATTTTGCGTCCAGGCTGCAGAATTTAAAGATGAAATAAGAAATGTGTATAAATACAAATACCTTCACTTAAATGAACGTACAAATGACAATGTAAGTGACAGGGCGTCAATGATGTTGCCCACGACCTGCGTGAACTCGCCAATCATCTGCCACAGGCGCTCCCCCATTGCGGCTGCCACCGTGCTCCAACGTGGACGGCGCCAAGGAGACCCTACGCCGCAAGCCAGCGCATGGACCACCGGCGTGACGTCTCAGCCGCAGTGTCATTTTATCGACGTCACCGAGCCTCCCCAATTTTTGACGACGAGAGGGGCGAGTTCCGGGAGTTTCCGACAGGTAGGTTTCTCATCcttctttttctcctcctcaTTCAGGTCAGCCAACATTTGTCAGAAGTCGTGCAGACGCTCTAGGAAGCCGAGCGGCTCCGTGACTCCGCGGAACGGTCAGTGCGCTGGCGGTCCGATCTGTCGGGCAGCCGCGTCATCCCCGGGTCGTACGCCTGCATGACGCACAGGATCTCGTTCTTGTTCTCCAGCGCGGCTGCCAACTTGTACAAGTCGTCACTCGCCCGCTCCGCGTCCTTCTTGGCGACTTCAGTCTCCATGGCCACATCCACGCTCGGCCAGCCCTCCGCGCCACGCAGCAGTTCATCAAAGGCGCGCCTCTCTATCTCGTACGCTTCCTCGAGGGAGCAATAACGGTGGCCCCGGTTCTCGTCGGCGGTTGCGCAACAGCCGCAAATGAGCCTCAGGTCCGTGGCGCAGCTTCAGGTCTGTGGCGCAGAACATGTTCAGTGGCTGCATGGTGTGGTGAGCGCACAAGCCCGTTTTGGGCGCCACTTTGAGGCGGGCGTACTTCTCTACGATGCCGCGGAGGGAGTAATTGGCTGTTGGCGCCGTTGTTCGAGCTCTCCTTGCGGCCGTTGGGCACCTAAACGGCGATCTGGAGAAAGAAGAGCCCCGGGGAGATTCAAGGAGATCGTCCAGGCACTTCCGAAAGAAGCTGTCCGAACAGTGGAGGACGCGGGAGTCCTCGAAGAGCCCGCAGCAGATCGGGCACGTCAGCTCCTCTTCCAGCTGCTCCATGTTTGGCTCCTGTCAAAAACACacgcaagggggaaaaaaagtggttGTCACGTCGGAGCTACCCCATCGTGGAACTTTTTTTGCACGGTCACGACGTGGAACGCCACGTAACAgtcagcaaaatgaactttgaaaaatcaaaatGGACGCGCCAATACACAACCGAGATCGACATCGAGTTCCGAAAAGCACAGCCGTCGACGGACATTCACTGTCATGACGCCGCTGTTTCCGTGACACATTTAGGGGGCGCATAGTAACAAGCGGAGATTGGGGGGTGGTCGAGAGAGagcgctcactcaccagctgctgGCACGATGCGCGCGCGCGCTGCAACGCATTATGGCGCTTGTTGCCGAGCAGACTTAACGTTTCTTCCGGGTTCAAATTCAACCCTTTACGCACAGGACTCGCGGAAAATAATCCCTAACAAATACTAATTCATCTGCATTCAGATAatgactgaaaataataacttttAAGCCAAATTGTACATCGAgttatttttaatgaaaattTACGTAACTATTTTGCGTTTTTACCCTAGGACCTTTGTTGACGGTTCCTAACATGACGTATAAGGGCGGGAGGGGTTGTTGCCATGCAAAACGCCATAGCGTGGAAAAACTGTCAACTTGGGTTTTAAGACCCACTTTAGCGTTGTGCAAATTCTCATGCTGCCCTATTTCTGCCACTGCGTGCGTGATAATGTACGACATCGTGATGAAAGATGCAAATTGAACCAAGCAACACTTAAACGCTCAGATGTCACAATATTAGGCACACCTGCACCATGCAAACACAGCGGCAATCATAAATTAAGAATGCAATCTTTATTAGCAATGATTGTACTAGTAAAATGTGTAATAATGTGTATGCCCCTTATATTTTGTCCCTCTCAAGCAGTTAAGGTCaccaaaacattttaacctGAAGTCAGTACGATGCAATGCTCTCAAACTAGAATCATAGTTATATTAGATTCACTGCACATATCATTTTATCAATGTCGTCGATTTCTGTGCCCAAATTCTTAGGCTGCGTCCTCGAGGACCCTTCACAGGCTGGTTCTTTTGAAGGATCCTCATGATGTCTCCGTGGACCGCATAAACTATGGGGAATTTGGACAGGCCTTGCAACTTGACTGTCTTCTCTACCGCTGTACGATGATGGCAATGTGTTGCAATCCAAAGTAGCATCTAATATTAAAGAGTGCATCATTAACTCAATAAATATCCCTGTGCCAGTGTCATTCAAAACAATGCATTCTTGTTTTTGTAAATTCATACATTGTGATGCAATCATCATGTTAGAACATCTATGATAAAGCACGAATTTGTATTTAATAAAGATTAAGTATTTGTCTCTTACTTCcaagctcactcactcacgcgtGGTTATATAACAGCTATATCCAATAGTCATTGAGTCACGTGTGGGATATTTTGaccctgattttttttcttcccttgttTCCATGCCATCAGGAGCAACTGCCTATCGGTGCCACTGTGATTGGATGGGCGGTAGGTTGATGTAGTTCTGACCCCCGCCTTGCGGTAGCGCTGTGGTTTAAAATGACCTCATTTAGGGATAGTCTCCGGAAGTGGTGCCGGGCGTCCTTTATTTGGAAGATGGCGGCGATGTTTACGTGTTGCCTGAATTGCTGCGGAGATGGAGGATCTGGACATATCCAACTTAAAGAAATGCCCACGGTTCAGTTAGACACTCATCGCATGGGTAAATTACATTTTCCCGTAACTACGTGGGTTTGTATATAGacattaaatttgttcagtgtgCGTGTTTTCCTCAGATACGAGCTTACTTGTTACTGGCTACAAGCAGTCCTTAATTGATGCTTTCTCTCGCATCCCACCTTTTAAGCAATTTAAGACTTGTATTGCCGTTTCTCATCATGTCTGTATTTGAATGTCAGAAGTGAGGAACACATCTTTATTCCATGACTGTCTGCCAATAACTGTGGTTAGAGACAATTCAACAAACATATCACTCCACCCCTATCTGTATAGGCCTGCTGGGTGAGTGGCTTGGTACTGAGGTCCACCACAGCTTTCAGTGTCGCCAGCTATTTGATTGTAAAATGATCCACTCATACGATTTCTGTGCTGCCCATCTATATTGAGGTCAAGGTTGTGCTGGAATCTAAGGCGGCTGGCTGATTTTAAGTGAGAGGCGGGGTGCATTTGCAGGATACGTAGACCAACACTAAAAATCACACCTTTGGACAATTtaccatatttatttatttattttttaaagaaatatgGGAGGAAGCTGGAGAAGCGTCATACTCAAAATCACATATATATATTCGTATATACATAAGAATAAGgtgggtactttttttttttgtat from Syngnathus scovelli strain Florida chromosome 8, RoL_Ssco_1.2, whole genome shotgun sequence includes these protein-coding regions:
- the trim13 gene encoding LOW QUALITY PROTEIN: tripartite motif-containing 13 (The sequence of the model RefSeq protein was modified relative to this genomic sequence to represent the inferred CDS: inserted 5 bases in 4 codons; deleted 1 base in 1 codon; substituted 1 base at 1 genomic stop codon) — protein: MEQLEEELTCPICCGLFEDSRVLHCSDSFFRKCLDDLLESPRGSSFSRSPFRCPTAARRARTTAPTANYSLRGIVEKYARLKVAPKTGLCAHHTMQPLNMFCATDLKCATDLRLICGCCATADENRGHRYCSLEEAYEIERRAFDELLRGAEGWPSVDVAMETEVAKKDAERASDDLYKLAAALENKNEILCVMQAYDPGMTRLPDRSDRQRTXPFRGVTEPLGFLERLHDFXQMLADLNEEEKKKDEKPTCRKLPELAPLVVKNWXRLGDVDKMTLRLRRHAGGPCAGLRRRVSLAPSTLXSTVAAAMGERLWQMIGEFTQVVGNIIDAXVTYIVICTFI